A single genomic interval of Littorina saxatilis isolate snail1 linkage group LG17, US_GU_Lsax_2.0, whole genome shotgun sequence harbors:
- the LOC138952593 gene encoding protein max-like isoform X1, giving the protein MSDEDRDVDIESDEEDDELGAEAGGSQPYSQVRNNENADKRAHHNALERKRRDHIKDSFHSLRDSVPDLQGEKVNRPKVSRAQILKRAAEYIQSMREKNTTHQKDIESMKKANEQIESQIRMLEKYSATSKFSASTQSQFYANGQAVSESSEEEEANHARRKRLKTEDS; this is encoded by the exons ATGAGCGATGAGGACAGAGATGTGGACATTGAAAGCGAT GAGGAAGACGATGAGTTAGGAGCAGAAGCAGGGGGTTCACAGCCATACTCGCAGGTCAGAAATAACGAGAAC GCTGATAAACGAGCCCATCACAATGCCTTGGAGCGCAAACGTCGCGACCATATCAAAGACAGCTTCCACAGCCTCCGTGATTCCGTCCCAGATTTACAAGGAGAAAAGGTAAATCGCCCTAAA GTCTCAAGAGCTCAAATTTTGAAAAGGGCAGCAGAATACATTCAGAgcatgagagagaaaaacactACACATCAAAAAGACATCGAGTCCATGAAGAAAGCAAACGAGCAGATCGAAAGTCAAA TTCGTATGCTGGAGAAGTACAGTGCCACATCCAAGTTTTCTGCCAGCACACAGTCCCAGTTCTATGCCAATGGCCAGGCCGTGTCGGAGAGctcggaagaggaagaagcaaACCACGCTAGGAGGAAAAGGCTGAAGACAGAAGACAGCTAG
- the LOC138952593 gene encoding protein max-like isoform X2, with the protein MSDEDRDVDIESDEEDDELGAEAGGSQPYSQVRNNENADKRAHHNALERKRRDHIKDSFHSLRDSVPDLQGEKVSRAQILKRAAEYIQSMREKNTTHQKDIESMKKANEQIESQIRMLEKYSATSKFSASTQSQFYANGQAVSESSEEEEANHARRKRLKTEDS; encoded by the exons ATGAGCGATGAGGACAGAGATGTGGACATTGAAAGCGAT GAGGAAGACGATGAGTTAGGAGCAGAAGCAGGGGGTTCACAGCCATACTCGCAGGTCAGAAATAACGAGAAC GCTGATAAACGAGCCCATCACAATGCCTTGGAGCGCAAACGTCGCGACCATATCAAAGACAGCTTCCACAGCCTCCGTGATTCCGTCCCAGATTTACAAGGAGAAAAG GTCTCAAGAGCTCAAATTTTGAAAAGGGCAGCAGAATACATTCAGAgcatgagagagaaaaacactACACATCAAAAAGACATCGAGTCCATGAAGAAAGCAAACGAGCAGATCGAAAGTCAAA TTCGTATGCTGGAGAAGTACAGTGCCACATCCAAGTTTTCTGCCAGCACACAGTCCCAGTTCTATGCCAATGGCCAGGCCGTGTCGGAGAGctcggaagaggaagaagcaaACCACGCTAGGAGGAAAAGGCTGAAGACAGAAGACAGCTAG
- the LOC138952593 gene encoding protein max-like isoform X3 → MSDEDRDVDIESDEEDDELGAEAGGSQPYSQADKRAHHNALERKRRDHIKDSFHSLRDSVPDLQGEKVNRPKVSRAQILKRAAEYIQSMREKNTTHQKDIESMKKANEQIESQIRMLEKYSATSKFSASTQSQFYANGQAVSESSEEEEANHARRKRLKTEDS, encoded by the exons ATGAGCGATGAGGACAGAGATGTGGACATTGAAAGCGAT GAGGAAGACGATGAGTTAGGAGCAGAAGCAGGGGGTTCACAGCCATACTCGCAG GCTGATAAACGAGCCCATCACAATGCCTTGGAGCGCAAACGTCGCGACCATATCAAAGACAGCTTCCACAGCCTCCGTGATTCCGTCCCAGATTTACAAGGAGAAAAGGTAAATCGCCCTAAA GTCTCAAGAGCTCAAATTTTGAAAAGGGCAGCAGAATACATTCAGAgcatgagagagaaaaacactACACATCAAAAAGACATCGAGTCCATGAAGAAAGCAAACGAGCAGATCGAAAGTCAAA TTCGTATGCTGGAGAAGTACAGTGCCACATCCAAGTTTTCTGCCAGCACACAGTCCCAGTTCTATGCCAATGGCCAGGCCGTGTCGGAGAGctcggaagaggaagaagcaaACCACGCTAGGAGGAAAAGGCTGAAGACAGAAGACAGCTAG
- the LOC138952593 gene encoding protein max-like isoform X4, giving the protein MSDEDRDVDIESDEEDDELGAEAGGSQPYSQADKRAHHNALERKRRDHIKDSFHSLRDSVPDLQGEKVSRAQILKRAAEYIQSMREKNTTHQKDIESMKKANEQIESQIRMLEKYSATSKFSASTQSQFYANGQAVSESSEEEEANHARRKRLKTEDS; this is encoded by the exons ATGAGCGATGAGGACAGAGATGTGGACATTGAAAGCGAT GAGGAAGACGATGAGTTAGGAGCAGAAGCAGGGGGTTCACAGCCATACTCGCAG GCTGATAAACGAGCCCATCACAATGCCTTGGAGCGCAAACGTCGCGACCATATCAAAGACAGCTTCCACAGCCTCCGTGATTCCGTCCCAGATTTACAAGGAGAAAAG GTCTCAAGAGCTCAAATTTTGAAAAGGGCAGCAGAATACATTCAGAgcatgagagagaaaaacactACACATCAAAAAGACATCGAGTCCATGAAGAAAGCAAACGAGCAGATCGAAAGTCAAA TTCGTATGCTGGAGAAGTACAGTGCCACATCCAAGTTTTCTGCCAGCACACAGTCCCAGTTCTATGCCAATGGCCAGGCCGTGTCGGAGAGctcggaagaggaagaagcaaACCACGCTAGGAGGAAAAGGCTGAAGACAGAAGACAGCTAG
- the LOC138952593 gene encoding protein max-like isoform X6 produces MSDEDRDVDIESDADKRAHHNALERKRRDHIKDSFHSLRDSVPDLQGEKVSRAQILKRAAEYIQSMREKNTTHQKDIESMKKANEQIESQIRMLEKYSATSKFSASTQSQFYANGQAVSESSEEEEANHARRKRLKTEDS; encoded by the exons ATGAGCGATGAGGACAGAGATGTGGACATTGAAAGCGAT GCTGATAAACGAGCCCATCACAATGCCTTGGAGCGCAAACGTCGCGACCATATCAAAGACAGCTTCCACAGCCTCCGTGATTCCGTCCCAGATTTACAAGGAGAAAAG GTCTCAAGAGCTCAAATTTTGAAAAGGGCAGCAGAATACATTCAGAgcatgagagagaaaaacactACACATCAAAAAGACATCGAGTCCATGAAGAAAGCAAACGAGCAGATCGAAAGTCAAA TTCGTATGCTGGAGAAGTACAGTGCCACATCCAAGTTTTCTGCCAGCACACAGTCCCAGTTCTATGCCAATGGCCAGGCCGTGTCGGAGAGctcggaagaggaagaagcaaACCACGCTAGGAGGAAAAGGCTGAAGACAGAAGACAGCTAG
- the LOC138952593 gene encoding protein max-like isoform X5: MSDEDRDVDIESDADKRAHHNALERKRRDHIKDSFHSLRDSVPDLQGEKVNRPKVSRAQILKRAAEYIQSMREKNTTHQKDIESMKKANEQIESQIRMLEKYSATSKFSASTQSQFYANGQAVSESSEEEEANHARRKRLKTEDS, from the exons ATGAGCGATGAGGACAGAGATGTGGACATTGAAAGCGAT GCTGATAAACGAGCCCATCACAATGCCTTGGAGCGCAAACGTCGCGACCATATCAAAGACAGCTTCCACAGCCTCCGTGATTCCGTCCCAGATTTACAAGGAGAAAAGGTAAATCGCCCTAAA GTCTCAAGAGCTCAAATTTTGAAAAGGGCAGCAGAATACATTCAGAgcatgagagagaaaaacactACACATCAAAAAGACATCGAGTCCATGAAGAAAGCAAACGAGCAGATCGAAAGTCAAA TTCGTATGCTGGAGAAGTACAGTGCCACATCCAAGTTTTCTGCCAGCACACAGTCCCAGTTCTATGCCAATGGCCAGGCCGTGTCGGAGAGctcggaagaggaagaagcaaACCACGCTAGGAGGAAAAGGCTGAAGACAGAAGACAGCTAG